From the genome of Triticum aestivum cultivar Chinese Spring chromosome 3B, IWGSC CS RefSeq v2.1, whole genome shotgun sequence, one region includes:
- the LOC123065026 gene encoding desmethyl-deoxy-podophyllotoxin synthase-like, with protein sequence MEAWLSLCFIALSAVLALWFLKPSSGESKPGKRLPPGPWTLPIIGSLHHVVSVLPHHTMTELSRRYGPLMLLKLGELPTVVVSSAEAAALVMKTHDVSFANRKSSVTLDIAACGGNGIVFAPYGDRWRRMRKICVMELLSSKCVKRMEGVRAEEVGHLLRSIAASNGAVVNVSQKVSALSNSVASRAFFGGKLAQQDVYLREFHQVMELMGGFCLVDLFPSSRLVRWLSNGERRMKKSYGSIRRIIGDIIDRRKAERLAGGACSIEDEGLLDALLRMQEEDSLASPLTTDAIGTVLFDILGAATETTGLVLAWTMSELMNSPEAMSKAQLEVRGLLGQDKAIITNTHPLVELHYMQMVIKEVLRLHPPSPLVARAAREDCQIMGYDILKGTTVYVNVYAISRDPKYWENPGSFKPERFETKNMDYNGTYFEFTPFGAGRRQCPGMLFSSAIMEIVLANFLYHFDWKLSDGAGPASLDMSEKFGLTVGRKFDLQLKATPQVWSNNMEI encoded by the exons ATGGAAGCGTGGTTAAGCTTGTGTTTCATAGCCCTGTCCGCGGTACTAGCCCTTTGGTTTCTCAAGCCCTCCAGCGGCGAGAGCAAGCCAGGCAAGCGGCTGCCACCTGGGCCATGGACCCTGCCGATCATCGGCAGCCTCCACCACGTCGTGAGCGTCCTCCCGCACCATACAATGACAGAGCTGTCTCGCCGGTACGGGCCGCTGATGCTCCTTAAGCTGGGCGAGCTCCCCACGGTGGTGGTTTCCAGCGCCGAGGCAGCTGCGCTGGTGATGAAGACGCACGACGTCTCGTTCGCGAACCGGAAGAGCAGCGTGACGCTGGACATCGCCGCCTGTGGCGGCAACGGCATCGTCTTCGCCCCCTACGGCGACCGGTGGCGCCGGATGCGCAAGATCTGCGTCATGGAGCTTCTCAGCTCCAAGTGCGTGAAGCGCATGGAGGGCGTCAGGGCGGAGGAGGTGGGCCACCTCCTCCGCTCCATTGCAGCCTCGAACGGCGCCGTCGTCAACGTCAGCCAGAAGGTGTCGGCGCTCAGCAACTCCGTCGCGTCGCGCGCATTTTTCGGCGGCAAGTTGGCGCAGCAGGACGTGTACCTGCGGGAGTTCCACCAAGTCATGGAGCTGATGGGAGGCTTCTGCCTCGTCGACCTCTTCCCGTCGTCCCGGTTGGTGCGGTGGCTGAGCAACGGCGAACGCCGCATGAAGAAGAGCTACGGCAGCATCCGACGCATCATCGGGGACATCATCGACAGGCGCAAGGCTGAGCGGCTCGCCGGTGGCGCCTGCAGCATCGAAGACGAGGGCCTGCTGGACGCGCTGCTCAGGATGCAGGAGGAGGACTCGTTAGCATCACCGCTAACCACAGACGCAATAGGCACCGTCTTATTT GACATACTTGGAGCTGCCACGGAAACCACGGGGCTTGTTTTGGCATGGACTATGTCAGAGCTCATGAATAGTCCTGAAGCCATGTCTAAGGCGCAGCTAGAGGTCAGGGGGTTGCTAGGACAAGATAAAGCTATCATTACTAATACCCACCCCCTCGTTGAACTCCACTATATGCAGATGGTCATCAAGGAGGTTCTTAGATTGCATCCGCCAAGTCCTCTTGTGGCCCGTGCAGCTAGAGAAGATTGTCAAATTATGGGCTATGACATTCTTAAAGGCACAACTGTATACGTTAATGTCTACGCAATCTCCCGAGACCCTAAATACTGGGAAAATCCAGGAAGTTTTAAGCCAGAAAGGTTTGAAACTAAAAACATGGATTACAATGGGACATACTTCGAATTCACTCCCTTTGGTGCTGGGCGGCGACAATGTCCCGGGATGTTGTTTAGCTCCGCAATTATGGAGATTGTATTGGCAAACTTTCTTTATCACTTTGACTGGAAGCTTTCTGATGGAGCCGGCCCGGCGTCACTGGACATGTCCGAGAAATTTGGGTTAACTGTGGGCAGAAAGTTTGACCTACAACTCAAAGCCACTCCACAAGTCTGGTCTAATAATATGGAGATCTAG
- the LOC123068980 gene encoding disease resistance protein RGA5, with translation MAVTMASVSTGVMNSLLGKLATLMGDEYRKIKGVRNKVASLLDEFSSMSALLVKLAGMDELDVQAREWRDQVREMSYDIEDCVDDFMRDLGQKGATTGFLKKTAERLKKLRVRHQMANMIRRIETRVSEVHDRRTRYKIDEYAPSSGIVAVDPRVIAIYAEAAGLVGIDAPRDELMKMLMVEGKELRVASIVGFPGLGKTTLANEVYRKLQGQFDCHAFVSVSQKPDMPNLLSNLLLKLAGQHSSQMGKLDDTITGIREYLSNKRYLIIIDDLWDSLAWKVIRCAFPENSRSSRVLTTTRIYSVAATCCSNSKEYVYKMKSLDDQDSRRLFFSRVFGFGEPCPVIYAELSTDILKRCGGLPLAITGISSLLAGQLKPMWEYVRNSLGSMFEGNPTLEEMKQILDLSYRNLPHHLKTCLLYLGMYPEDYEIMKNDLSRQWIAEGFVSSINGLDAEDVAGSYFNELINRSMIQPVEKDCNDEVLSCRVHDVMLDLIRSKSTEENFITVMDHQQIVTGMNKQIRRISLCNGGEERGVMPAITSESLSRARSVAVFRTVFWPSLLGFKYVRVLHLEYPKSGRLDLTGMCGLFLLRYVKIACDYNTSLQLPSQIGELRQLETFDLQWSPLVSIPPDIVGLPRLSHLVVPKCTLLPDGIGSLKSLRTLHGYDVSENSINNIECLGELNNMRDLDLYWSRTETLGEAENRMDALRSSLERLSHSSNLKNLVLQNLSSTLLVGWSTLSSPPRHLQKLDLFGCVFSRVPKWMCQLSDLHWLVLRVEKVVSSKDDGDVDILARLPSLIHLELQIEKCPEERVIITGSGTAFQTLKHLKFSCPKLLLAFEAGAVPRLQRLELRFSIKGWQQGSSACLPAGIEHLPPGFREVSPMQFDHFRERLNRRDAAAAKSALRNAFACVGITMVRISGGDAVLKATTACSTNNTVPDELAILGATTEISDYSS, from the exons ATGGCGGTGACGATGGCGAGCGTATCCACCGGCGTGATGAACTCCCTCCTCGGGAAGCTCGCCACGCTGATGGGGGATGAGTACCGCAAGATCAAAGGCGTTCGGAACAAGGTAGCGTCCCTTCTGGACGAGTTCAGTAGCATGAGTGCTCTGCTTGTGAAGCTCGCAGGCATGGATGAGCTTGACGTTCAGGCCAGGGAGTGGAGGGACCAAGTCCGGGAGATGTCATACGACATTGAAGACTGCGTCGACGATTTCATGCGTGACCTCGGACAAAAAGGCGCAACCACTGGCTTTCTGAAGAAGACTGCCGAGCGCCTGAAGAAGCTCAGGGTGCGCCATCAGATGGCCAACATGATCCGTAGGATCGAGACTCGTGTAAGTGAAGTGCATGACCGGCGCACGAGGTACAAAATTGATGAGTACGCCCCGTCATCTGGCATTGTCGCTGTCGACCCAAGAGTGATTGCCATCTATGCTGAGGCGGCCGGTCTTGTGGGCATTGATGCTCCAAGAGACGAGCTCATGAAGATGTTGATGGTTGAAGGGAAAGAGCTGAGGGTGGCTTCTATTGTGGGATTCCCTGGTCTTGGAAAAACCACACTTGCAAATGAAGTGTACCGTAAGCTTCAAGGACAATTTGATTGTCATGCATTTGTTTCGGTGTCTCAAAAACCAGATATGCCGAATCTTCTCAGTAATTTGTTACTGAAACTTGCGGGGCAACACTCTTCTCAAATGGGCAAGTTGGACGATACGATCACCGGTATCAGGGAATATCTGTCGAATAAGAG GTACTTAATCATAATTGATGATTTATGGGATTCGCTTGCATGGAAGGTTATTAGATGCGCTTTTCCAGAAAACAGTCGTAGCAGTAGAGTGCTAACAACTACAAGGATTTACTCTGTTGCCGCTACTTGTTGCTCTAATAGCAAAGAGTATGTTTATAAGATGAAATCATTGGATGACCAGGACTCAAGAAGACTATTTTTTAGTAGAGTATTTGGTTTTGGAGAACCTTGCCCTGTCATATATGCGGAGCTTTCAACAGATATTTTGAAAAGATGTGGTGGTTTGCCCCTTGCCATTACCGGTATATCAAGCCTTCTTGCAGGTCAATTGAAGCCAATGTGGGAATATGTAAGGAATTCCTTGGGATCCATGTTTGAAGGCAATCCTACTCTAGAAGAAATGAAACAAATATTGGACCTTAGCTACAGAAATCTTCCTCACCATCTAAAGACATGCCTGCTTTATCTTGGTATGTATCCAGAGGATTACGAGATAATGAAGAATGACTTGTCGAGGCAATGGATAGCTGAAGGTTTCGTGAGTTCAATCAATGGGCTAGATGCAGAGGATGTTGCAGGGAGCTACTTCAACGAGCTCATCAACAGAAGCATGATCCAGCCTGTGGAGAAGGACTGTAATGATGAGGTGTTGTCGTGCAGAGTACATGATGTAATGCTTGATCTTATCAGATCCAAAAGCACAGAAGAGAATTTTATTACTGTAATGGATCACCAACAAATTGTGACAGGGATGAACAAGCAGATCCGTCGAATATCACTCTGCAACGGCGGTGAAGAACGCGGTGTGATGCCGGCGATAACCAGCGAGTCACTATCAAGAGCTCGCTCAGTCGCAGTTTTCAGAACCGTTTTCTGGCCTAGTTTACTGGGGTTCAAGTATGTTCGAGTTCTACACCTTGAATATCCAAAAAGTGGAAGGCTGGATCTTACTGGTATGTGTGGGTTGTTTCTACTAAGATATGTAAAGATAGCCTGTGATTACAATACAAGTTTGCAGCTACCTAGTCAAATCGGGGAGCTAAGGCAATTGGAGACTTTTGATTTACAGTGGTCACCGCTGGTGAGCATTCCACCAGATATCGTTGGTTTGCCCCGGTTGTCGCATTTGGTTGTCCCAAAATGTACTTTGTTGCCTGATGGGATTGGCAGCTTGAAGTCACTGCGCACTCTACATGGGTATGATGTATCAGAAAACTCGATAAACAACATCGAGTGCCTTGGTGAGCTGAACAACATGAGAGATCTTGATCTCTATTGGTCAAGGACGGAGACCTTGGGGGAAGCAGAGAATCGCATGGATGCCTTGCGTTCTTCCCTCGAAAGGCTTTCACATTCCAGCAACCTAAAGAATCTTGTTCTGCAGAATCTTTCTTCGACGCTGCTGGTTGGTTGGAGCACACTGTCCTCTCCACCTCGCCATCTCCAGAAGCTTGATCTGTTTGGTTGTGTGTTTTCAAGGGTCCCCAAGTGGATGTGTCAACTGAGCGACCTCCACTGGTTGGTTCTTAGGGTTGAGAAGGTGGTCTCTTCCAAGGACGATGGTGATGTCGATATTCTTGCACGGTTGCCCTCTCTTATCCACCTCGAGTTGCAGATCGAAAAATGCCCAGAAGAAAGGGTCATCATCACCGGCAGCGGCACGGCGTTCCAAACTCTCAAGCACCTGAAGTTCTCTTGCCCTAAGCTGCTGCTGGCCTTTGAAGCAGGAGCCGTGCCCAGGCTCCAGCGACTCGAGCTGCGGTTCAGTATAAAGGGATGGCAACAAGGCAGCAGTGCGTGCCTGCCCGCTGGCATCGAGCACCTGCCACCTGGCTTCAGAGAAGTCAGTCCAATGCAGTTTGACCACTTCAGAGAGAGGCTCAATAGACGCGATGCAGCTGCTGCGAAGTCTGCACTGAGGAACGCTTTTGCATGTGTAGGAATAACAATGGTGAGAATCAGTGGAGGGGACGCTGTTCTGAAAGCCACAACCGCTTGTTCCACTAATAACACTGTACCAGATGAGCTCGCTATCCTCGGAGCAACAACAGAAATCAGTGACTATTCAAGCTGA